The window GCAGTCGAGATCGGGCGCAGGCTGGCCCGGCTCGCGCGCACCCATCAGGTGATCGTGGTGACGCACCTGCCTCAGGTGGCAGCCTTCGCCGACACCCACCTGGTGGTCGACAAGGCCGACGACGGCGAGGGCACGGTCAACAGCGGTGTGCGGGCACTGACCAAGGATGAACGGGTCGTGGAACTGGCGCGGATGCTGGCCGGGCTGGACGATACCGAGACCGGACGGGCACATGCCGAGGAACTGCTGGAGATGGCGCGAGCCGAACGCGCGGACGCCTGAGGCGAGGTCGTCGGCGACCTTCGGCGCGCGATCGGAGGTTTTCCGCGACCGCGCGCCGTCGTGACCGAGTCTCAGGCTTTGAACGCCTTGCGGGTGGCGCCGAGCATCTGGTTGATCAGCGTGCGCAGACCGGCCTCGACGATCTTGTCGGGCAGCGGGAGGCTGGGCACGGACTCCATCGTGTAGGTCACCTTGGTGCCCCCGTCGGCGTCGGCCAGCAGGATGGTTCCGATGTGGCGCTTGACCGGCATACCCTTGATGATCTCGTATTCGACCTTCTCGCCGGGCACGAGGACACGGGTCTCTTCGACGAAGCCGATCTTTCCGCGCCCGACGGTGTACTGCGCGCCGATGCCCTCCGGGGTGGGCGATCCGGGCTTGGTCAGCGTGAACTGCACGCCGGGCATATACGGGTTGATGCCGTCGCGCTGGGTGAAGAAGGTGTAGACGACATCGCGCGGTGCGGCGATGACGGCCTCGACGGTGGTGCGAGCCATGAAAGTTTCTCCTATGCGGCCGGTACGTCGTCGGAAGTGTATAGGTCGTGCGTCACTGCCTCTCTCACCGTGTCACCCGCGTCACCGGGCGGCTCCGGTTTCGGATGTCGGGAACCGGTAACTGCCGAAGCATCGGACAGCACACCAGGAGGACGACGGATGATCTCTACAGGACTACGGACAGCGGCGGTGGCGGCGGCGACGGCGGCGTGTGCCGTGCTGGGTGCGGGAGCCGCCACGGCCGCCCCGATCCTCACCGAGGACAAGGTCGAGGAGGGCTCGATCGCCCTCGACAGCCTGCCCGAGAGCGAGGAGTGGACCTGCGTGCTGTTCGGTGCGGGGGCGCAGACAATGGTCCGCGTGGACATGGCGCGGGTCGGCGAGTCCCGGGGCGGATTCGCACCCGGCAGCACCGTGACGGCGGGTTGCGTGAGCATGGCGCCGTTCGGCGTCACCACGGTCACCGGCGTGACCTCGCTCGAAGACGAGGACTGAGCCGGTAGCGGAAGGCCCGGGCACAGCGGTCGTGCCCGGGCCTTTCGCTGTCGAGCGCCGCCCGTTTTCCGGCGTCCCGGCCGGGTAGGCCATGACCAGAACCGGCGGGCCGTTGGCGACCCGGCTGTCCCTTCGTGAGGAGTGATGCATGAAAGCCGTGACGTGGCAGGGCAGGCGCAAGATCTCGGTCGACGAGGTGCCGGATCCGCGCATCGAGGAGCCCACCGACGCGATCGTACGGATCACCTCCACCGCTATCTGCGGCTCCGACCTGCACCTGTACGAGGTGCTGGGCCCGTACATGACCGCCGGCGACGTACTCGGCCACGAACCGATGGGAATCGTCGAGGAGATCGGCGGCGATGTGCGCGATCTGAATGTCGGCGACCGGGTGGTGATTCCGTTCCAGATCAGCTGCGGAACCTGCCTGATGTGCATGACCGGACTGCCGACGCAGTGCGAGACGACCCAGGTACGTTCGCACGGCAACGGCGCCGCGCTGTTCGGCTATTCCGAGCTCTACGGCAGCGTGCCGGGTGGCCAGGCGCAGTACCTGCGGGTGCCGCACGCCGACTTCACCCACATCAAGGTGCCCGCGGGCGCGGACGATCAGCGGTTCCTGTATCTGTCCGATGTCCTGCCGACCGCATGGCAGGCGGTCGAGTACGCCGCGATTCCCGCGGGTGGCTCGGTGACCGTGCTGGGCCTGGGACCGATCGGCGACATGGCCTGCCGGGTCGCTGCGTACCGGGGCTACCGGGTCATCGGCGTGGACCGGGTGCCGGAGCGGCTGGCGCGCGTCGCGGCTCGGGGAATCGAGGTGATCGACTTCTCCGCCGTGGACGGCTCGCTCGGTGATGTCATCCGTGCCCGGACCGGCGGTCGGGGAACCGATGCGGTGATCGACGCGGTCGGCATGGAAGCGCACGGCTCACCGGCGGGCGCGCTGGCGCACCGATCGGCGGCCCTGCTGCCGGACTCGATGGCGCAGAAAGTGATGGACACCGCGGGGATCGACCGGATGGCCGCGCTGGACAACGCGATCGACATCGTGCGCCGCGGCGGCACCCTCTCACTGGTCGGCGTGTACGGCGGCATGGCCGATCCGCTGCCGATGAGGGTGTTGTTCGACAAACAGGTACAGCTGCGGATGGGCCAGGCCAATGTCAAGCGCTGGGCGCCGGAGATCCTGCCGCTGCTCGGCGACGGCGATCCGCTGGGCGTGGAATCGTTTGCGACCCATCGGCTCCCGTTGTCCGAGGCGCCGCGCGCCTACGAGATGTTCCAGCGGAAAGAGGACGGAGCGGTCAAGATCGTGCTCGATCCGGCGGCGTGAGGTCGGTTGTCGCAAGGCCGTGGGTCCGGGCGCCTGCGCGGGCCGTCCACCGCGGGGCGGAGGTCGCCGGACACCGGGCCCGGTCGACTGCCCCGTCGATCCTCTGTCCTGTCCTGTGCTGTGGCCGGTCGCCCATCGCCGGAGGGTGTCGATCCGTCGCCGACGATCATGGTCACGTTCAGGCGGACCGAGCGGGGATCGCGGCGTTGAGTGCGGCCGCGAACTCGTAGCCGGACTGCCAGTCCGTACCGGTGGGGGCGGCGACGAGTCGTTGTACCCCGGCCTCGGCGTACCGGGCGGCCTGGTCGGCTGCTTTGTCCGGGTCGGTGCCGAGTGGCGGGGCGACGACCGTGATCGACGGTGCGGGCCTGCCGAACTCGGCTGCCAGGTCACGGAGTTCACGGGCACTCGTCTCGATCTGTTCCGGCGTCGCGGCGATGGCCATCCAGGCATCGGCGAACTCGGCCGCCCGCCGC is drawn from Nocardia higoensis and contains these coding sequences:
- a CDS encoding SRPBCC family protein, with the protein product MARTTVEAVIAAPRDVVYTFFTQRDGINPYMPGVQFTLTKPGSPTPEGIGAQYTVGRGKIGFVEETRVLVPGEKVEYEIIKGMPVKRHIGTILLADADGGTKVTYTMESVPSLPLPDKIVEAGLRTLINQMLGATRKAFKA
- a CDS encoding zinc-dependent alcohol dehydrogenase, which translates into the protein MKAVTWQGRRKISVDEVPDPRIEEPTDAIVRITSTAICGSDLHLYEVLGPYMTAGDVLGHEPMGIVEEIGGDVRDLNVGDRVVIPFQISCGTCLMCMTGLPTQCETTQVRSHGNGAALFGYSELYGSVPGGQAQYLRVPHADFTHIKVPAGADDQRFLYLSDVLPTAWQAVEYAAIPAGGSVTVLGLGPIGDMACRVAAYRGYRVIGVDRVPERLARVAARGIEVIDFSAVDGSLGDVIRARTGGRGTDAVIDAVGMEAHGSPAGALAHRSAALLPDSMAQKVMDTAGIDRMAALDNAIDIVRRGGTLSLVGVYGGMADPLPMRVLFDKQVQLRMGQANVKRWAPEILPLLGDGDPLGVESFATHRLPLSEAPRAYEMFQRKEDGAVKIVLDPAA